A region of the Methanobacterium sp. genome:
GTTTAAAAAAAAGCTGGCAATTGTCAAAGGTATGATTAATGATATTAACTTAGGTATGGTAATTTTTTCAGTTGGAATTTTCCAGTCCGCCTTTTTATATTTCATTATAATAGGCAGTGCAACTAGTGACACTATAAATAAGTATAATAAGAACCATAAGGGGCCGATAAGAATGCCTTGTTGGAAATAGTGCAAGGGATTTGTGAAAAGTTCCACCCATAGGTTTAGGAAGCTTCCTGTATAACCATTGAGGTTTAGGTAGATTCCAGTATAATCATTGAGGAGAAAAGCATAATATGTGCTAAAGGGTATGACTAGGATCATACCGGCTACCATTGGAATGAAGAGTTTTGACACTCTTTCTTTGAGATATTCTGTGGCATCCCTTCTTTTTAAGGAATAGTAGGTGGCTATTCCGGCTATTACAAACAATAATTGCATGAACCATGGAGCAAAACTTAAGATAAAAACACTGGCAATGACATTGCTAGCTGCGTTAATATAATAGGATGAAATTGGAGTGTACACCAACAATACATGGTAGGGGAATAAAATCAAAATTATCAACCAACGAAGATTGTCCAAATAATATTTTCTCATTATTGGCCTTCCTTTAAGTTTTCAA
Encoded here:
- a CDS encoding acyltransferase family protein, which codes for MRKYYLDNLRWLIILILFPYHVLLVYTPISSYYINAASNVIASVFILSFAPWFMQLLFVIAGIATYYSLKRRDATEYLKERVSKLFIPMVAGMILVIPFSTYYAFLLNDYTGIYLNLNGYTGSFLNLWVELFTNPLHYFQQGILIGPLWFLLYLFIVSLVALPIIMKYKKADWKIPTEKITIPKLISLIIPLTIASFFLNIFPEKSIAQIFLLFIFGYFLLSSESVQEKLEKRRWPLFISFLLINMLYVAMALSFLNTAADGSVTIPSTLDIIVSLLITKLMINSIIWLGVLGVIGMGKHYLEFNNSKTLYLSTVSFPIYIFHIVWVNFFIYYTIKLIPDLMLVQIILSLMLSFILTIVTIEVVKRIPIIRSLFGIKA